The segment ACGGTGCGGCACCAGATACGGGAACACCAACGTTCATCACTGCAGGTACCTACTGGGTTTCTGCGACGACGTTCCACGGTTTCGATGGTGCTACCACACCAGCCGATGCGATCTTCGACATCGACATGTCGCTCGAAGCCGTCACTACGCCATCGGCTATCGACCTGGGCGTTATCGGTGAAGACACTGAAGATTTCTCGATCGATACGTTCGGAACAGGATTCGATACCGAGCTGGCACTTTTCAGCTCAGACGGATTGTTGCTCGATTCCAACGACGACGCCGGTACAGGCACTCAAAGCGAGCTCCTTATCTCCAGCCTGGCAGAAGGAACTTACTTCCTTGCTGTCGGTGAGTTCAACTCAATCTTCGGCGATGGATTCGTTGCAACGACAACGGCTACTGTCGGCGGAGACTACACGTTGAACTACAACGGCGAAACCGCTGCTGGTACCCTTGCCGGTGGTACAGTTGATTTCTACAGCTTCGACATCGTCACAGCTGTTCCAGAACCAACATCGGCTGGCCTGCTTGGTCTGGCTGTGATGGGTCTGGTTGGCATGCGACGTCGCAAGTAAAATTGAGTCGTCTCGGGTTTCCAGTTTTGGAATGCCGCGATACGAGACTCGCTACATTGGAATTTTGATTCGCATTAAAGTTCTGCAACGCATTGGTCAAACTGGCCAATGCGTTTTTTTGTGCTCACACCGAAATCGGAACGCTGATCACTTCAGCACCACAGGAAGACCGTTCACCCAGCTTCGATCCGCTTCGTAGCCAAGCCCGACCAGCTGCGTGCCGCAAATCGAATCGAACAGCTCTCCGTCGGCGACCGTGAAATGGTTCCGCCAATCCCCGACGATCCCCTTACGAGCCTTGGCCGTCGGTTGCGAATCGTCGCCTTCCTTGCGCCCCGTCATCTGCTCGAACGAGACCTTTCCGGACGCCGCTGCGACACCGGACGGATCAGCACCGATGGCTGCAACGATCCTGGCAATCTCTTTCGGCAAGTCATCCTTCATCGATTCGTAGCGGACCTGAGCATCCGCTTTCTGTTCACGAAACGCGTCAATCGTCTCGCACCAGTTCGACGCCCATTTCTCAATCACCGCATCGTCGAAGAAACGTTTTAGCTCAAAGCCCTCCTCCTGATCGACGTGATATCGATACCGATCGGAGCCCGCTGCATCCTTCAGCAACCAATCGTAAGTCCCGCTGGTCAACACATCGCGACCGTCGCGTACCAGTTGGATGATCTTCGAATCGGGAAACAGCCTGCGAATCTTCTCCACGACCAGCTTCGCCGTCCCGGGGTACGGAGTGATTTTGTCGATCACGAATTTCTTGTCCGTCCGCCGCGTCGCGAATCCGACCAGAAAGTTCGCGAACGATTTCTCGAACGCGTTCAGGAACTCGCCCCGCTTCATCCCCAGGGCGTCATAGAAATAGTGCACCGAAAACGCCTGAGCATATTTGTCGAACGTGATCCGCGGCGACGTCGTGCCATCGTTGTTCTGCCAGACCTCGCAAAAGTCACCGAACAGACGATGCTCGGTCGCGAAGATCTCAGGGTGCTGATTGAGCGCCGTCGTCAGCCAGGTCGAACCGCTGCGGGGAGCACTGATAACAAAATGGATTTCGGGGTTGGCCATGAAGCATGTTTTACACCAAAGCCACCACGCCATCGACGCCAGTCCCGCAGGCTCCGGCCACACCACGGCGCGTGAGCGGCAGGGCGCTAGCCGCCGTTCCGTTGCGTTTCGCAAGTGTGAGCGGCGAGGCGCTAGCCGCCGGTCCGTTGCGCTTGCTACCGGCATCTAGCGCCCTGCCGCTCATGTCCCGCCGCGTTGTCCCGCCTTCAGGCGGAATCCCATCATCATCCGGCTAAAGCCGTTACTACAAACACCCCGCACCCCTCAGATCGCCGGATGCACCGCGGGAGCAATCTCAACCCTCACGCCGCGCCGCAAAACTCTAATCCGAATCCCTTACGTCCTCACCCTTCTGCTTGACCTGCAACTCCTTCCACTCCGTCGTCCCGTCGTTCTCCCGAGTGAACTGCAGATCCGAAGCCGACTGGATGACGATCTCCGCCGTCGTATACACCAAACACTCATCCATCAAATGCCCGCCGATCGTCTTCCCGGTATTGTCGCTGACCGAGACATGAATGTGGCTGCCGTTGGTCGACAGGGTCCCGGAAAGACTGACGATCTCGAAATGGCCCGACGCCTTGCTGCCCTCAGGCACGTTCGCAAACCGAATGTGGTAGTCCGTCAGCGAACCAGCACACGACGCGATCCAGCCCGCTTCGATCTGGTTGTCATCGACAAACTTCTGGATCGATTTCTTCAAGTCTTCGCCCGGCTTCAGGCGAATGGCGTACGAGCGAGTTTGTGGCATGTCTTGTTCCGGGAGTTCACTGCAACCTGCGAATAGAAATAACGTCAGCAGAAACAGCAGCGGAAAGTGTAAGTTGGTCATTGGGATGAGTGGGAAGTTTACAGGGTACAGTTTACAGCGTGCCATGTTTGCGCTCGGGTAAGCCTGCTAAGCCCCATCCCGGATCGCAGGTTGAATTGTAAGGAGGGAGTCGAAAGGGGACAGGGTACAGTTTACGGGGGGCGGCGTGAGAGTCTGGTTGCAGGGTGCGATGTTTACGCTTGTGTAGGCCTGCTAGAGCCCACGCCGGATCGCAGGTTGAATGGTAAGCGACTCAGCCACCCAATCCAATGGTCGCCTCGACCCAGAAAGCCCCACACTCAATACAAGCCCGAAGCGCAAGCGAGTGGTTCGGAATCTGGCCGCAGAACCACTCGCTGGCGCTTCGGGCTCGTATTCACATCGAGCCCGTATCTACCAGACATTGCCCAATCCCCACGCCCCGGCACCAACGCAAACCCCAGCTCCGCATCCGTCGCGCCTCTGCGCCTTTACGTGAGGCAAATCACCAGCCATCATTGCCGCTAACATTCCCTTGCCGATCTGCTCTGAGCCCCGCACTCAATACAAGCCCGAAGCGCAAGCGAGTGGTTCGGAACCTTCCGGCGGAATCCCACACCCAATACGAACCTCGAAGCCTTATCGCGTTAGCGAGTGATTCCTTAGAGCGTTTGCGAGTGGTTCGGAATCTGGCCGCAGAACCACTCGCTGGCGCTTCGGGCTTGTATTCGCTTGCGCTTCGGGCTCGTATTTACATCGAGTCCCGAACTGTCAGACATTGCCCAATCCCCACGCCCCGGCACGAACGCAAACTCCAGCTCCGTATCCATTGTGCCTCTGCGCCTTTGCGTGAGGCAAATCACCAGCCATCATTGCCGCTAACATTCCCTTGCCGATCTGCTCTGAGCCCCGCACTCAATACAAGCCCGAAGCGCCAGCGAGTGGTTCGGAACCTTCGGGCGGAATCCCCACCCAATACAACCCGAAGCCTTAGCGCGTTCGCGAGTGAATCCTTTGCGCGTTTGCGAGTGGTTCGGAATCTGGCCGCAGAACCACTCGCTTGCGCTTCGGGCTTGTATTCGCTTGTACTTATACTCGCTGGCGCTTCGCACCCCTACTCACATCGAGCCCGTATCTACCGGACCGCCCCCAATCCTCGCGCCAAAGCCCCAACGCACACCCCAGCCCCGCACCCTTCGCCTCACCCGCGCCAACCAACGGCCCGCAAAGCCGAACCTGCCCCCCAGCCGGATCAACTCCACAGACCATCGTCGAAGGCCACTAAACCGCCGGGATCGTCGCACTGATGATCTGGCTCCAGGGGCCGTTTTCGCCCTTCGAATTCACCCAACGCAACAGATAATTCGCCGTCTTACCCGCCTGCTCATCCGTAAACGTAATCCGCTGCGGGCTACGCGTCGCCAGCATCCGAAACGAATACTTGCTCGCCGACTGCGGAGTATCGTCGCCGACGAACAGATAGACCTCACAGCCCGTTGCTCCGGCAGGCCGAGCCCGACGTGTCGGAGTATCCGAATCGGAAAACGAAAGCGTATGCTCCAGACGATCCGTCGCCATCACGAAGCCCACTGGAAACGTCGTCGGCACCGAAACCGGAGTCCGGGAATGCTTCGCAACGTGCACGCCCGCCGCCTCGCGATCCGCATCGGTCACCTTGTCGTTCGCCTGAATCATCTTCGCCGCCACGCGCGTATTGTTTTCAAACGCCTTGCGCAGCGTCGTTTTGTGCCGCGTCGCCGCCAGCGATTCATCCCGAGCCTTCACCGCGTCGTCGAACGCCGTTTGGTATTGAGCCAGTTCCGTTTCCAGCTCCGTCACCCGATCCGCCTCCAAGAAGTAGAGTTCCGGATTTGCGGAAACCTGAGACACGAACTGCTTGGACCAAATCAGAAAGTCAGCTTCACTGTTTGGAATCGTGGTCGCACTTTTTGTAGCCATGAGAGTACCTTGTGTAAACGAGACATCGAAGCCCCGCACCGAGACACCGATCTCACCGCACTGCTCCGTTGAATAAAATCCGTAAACAGTAAGGCCCACGTAGTCGTGACTTCGAAAGATAGCCAGGTTTTCGCACCGATCGAACGTTTACCCCATGTCGCGGCCACCGATTGAATCGCTCACCGATAGCCGATTGGGCCGGCCTCCTGGCCCTATCGCCCCCTGCGTCGAACCCTCGTCGGTACCGGTTAGTCCTGGCGTTTTTGGGCCGCGGCAGCGGTTTTCGCCCGGAAGTCGTCGGGCTGGCCCCACGCCTCAATCCGCACATTCGATCCAGCCGCGGTTTAGGCGATGCAATATGCGAAGTTTGATGCTTAGTAATCCGCGTAGGATGCTTAGTAATCCGCATACGATGCTTAGTAATCGGCGTAGGATGCTTAGTAATCCGCGTACGATGCTTAGTAATCCGCATACGATGCTTAGTAATCGGCGTAGGATGCTTAGTAATCCGCGTTTGATGCTTAGTAATCCGCGTTTGATGCTTGGAAAACGGCAAAGGAGGCTTGGAAAACCGCAAAAGAAGTATTTCGGAACCGGGTTTGATGTAACGAAAACGGCAAATGATTTCCCAAAGAGATAGGGGAAGGGACTCACGGCTGCAATTGCGGAGACAAGAATTGGATTTGTTACAATATCTGCCCAATGAGAACGAATGCATGATGTG is part of the Mariniblastus fucicola genome and harbors:
- a CDS encoding PEP-CTERM sorting domain-containing protein gives rise to the protein MMRIFYAAALVLCLAGFTQAQLVVDNDLGSLGAGTVNLSGDTSTAGSEVDYYITGAATANWGNEILYEFDIAENFLFNLTSNSVTGDPDFFLLNGLTVSTDGAGKVVADETIANYFLDGAAPDTGTPTFITAGTYWVSATTFHGFDGATTPADAIFDIDMSLEAVTTPSAIDLGVIGEDTEDFSIDTFGTGFDTELALFSSDGLLLDSNDDAGTGTQSELLISSLAEGTYFLAVGEFNSIFGDGFVATTTATVGGDYTLNYNGETAAGTLAGGTVDFYSFDIVTAVPEPTSAGLLGLAVMGLVGMRRRK
- a CDS encoding sulfotransferase domain-containing protein, giving the protein MANPEIHFVISAPRSGSTWLTTALNQHPEIFATEHRLFGDFCEVWQNNDGTTSPRITFDKYAQAFSVHYFYDALGMKRGEFLNAFEKSFANFLVGFATRRTDKKFVIDKITPYPGTAKLVVEKIRRLFPDSKIIQLVRDGRDVLTSGTYDWLLKDAAGSDRYRYHVDQEEGFELKRFFDDAVIEKWASNWCETIDAFREQKADAQVRYESMKDDLPKEIARIVAAIGADPSGVAAASGKVSFEQMTGRKEGDDSQPTAKARKGIVGDWRNHFTVADGELFDSICGTQLVGLGYEADRSWVNGLPVVLK
- a CDS encoding PPC domain-containing DNA-binding protein, with product MTNLHFPLLFLLTLFLFAGCSELPEQDMPQTRSYAIRLKPGEDLKKSIQKFVDDNQIEAGWIASCAGSLTDYHIRFANVPEGSKASGHFEIVSLSGTLSTNGSHIHVSVSDNTGKTIGGHLMDECLVYTTAEIVIQSASDLQFTRENDGTTEWKELQVKQKGEDVRDSD